One Ilumatobacter coccineus YM16-304 genomic window, CCGACCCGTTCCGCAGGGATCACACGGCGATCGAGGTGAACGACACCGCCGACGCGCTGATGCGGCTCGCCGGATGGGCACGTCAACGGTCGTCAGCGCGAGTGGTCGGGGTCACCGGCAGCGTCGGAAAGACCTCCACCAAAGATCTCATCGCCGCGGCTTGCGCGGCCTCGCTGCGCACCACCGCGAACGAGCGCAGCTTCAACAACGAGCAGGGTCTGCCGATCACGATGCTCAACGCACCCGACGACACCGAGGTGCTGGTGCTCGAGATGGGCATGCGCGGCTTCGGGCAGATCACCGAACTCTGCGAGATCGCCCGACCCGAGATCGGCGTCGTTACCACCGTCGGGCACTCGCACACCGAGATGGTCGGGGGCATCGAGGGCGTGGCGCGCGCCAAGGCCGAGCTGGTCGCTGCGCTGCCCGCGTCGGGCGTCGCGATCCTCAACGCCGACGACGAACGGGTCGCCGCCATGGCGCGCAACACCGGTGCGTCGGTGCTCACGTTCGGCACGACCGGCGACGTGCGCATCTCCGAACTCACGCTCGATCAGCTCGCCCGGCCGCGCTTCCGGCTCGACACCCCGTGGGGAGACAGCCGGGTCGAACTCGAGCTCAGCGGCGAACACATGGCGATGAACGCGGCGGCAGCGATCGCGGTCGCCGGTTCGCTCGGCGTCGAGCTCGACGCGGCCGTCGCCGCGCTGTCGACCGCCACGATCTCGGGCATGCGGATGGAGATGACCGAGTTGCCGAGCGGTGCGATCGTCGTCGACGACACCTACAACGCCAACCCGACGTCGATGGCCGCAGCGCTCGACGCACTCGTCGCCATGAGTGCGACTCGTCGCTTCGCCATCCTCGGGCTCATGGGCGAACTCGACGATCCCGGCGAAGGTCATCGCGACGTGGCGCGCAAGGCCGAAGCGCTCGGGGTGCAACTCGTGGCAACGGGGACCGAGCTCTACGGGGTCCGCCCCACCGACGACCCGGTCGGTCAGATCGGTGAGCTCGGCGCCGGCGACGTCGTGCTCGTCAAGGCGAGTCGGAGCGCCGGTCTCGAACGGGTCGTCGCTCAGCTGCTCGGCTGAGCTGCGGCGGCGGCGTTCAGACTCGCGGGACGGGTGGTTCGCCGCCGTCGGCTTCGCTGAGGAATGCTTCGGGCGGGAGGCGGCGCAGGTCGAGCCAACGAGCGAGGAACAGCGCCCACACCGCGCCGATGCCGAGCACTGCGCGAGCACCGATCACCTCGAACAGCACGCCGCCGGCGAGGTTGCCGAGCGGCACGGTGCCGCCGAACACCATGAACCAGAGCGGCATGACCGACGCCCGCTCGCCGTCTTTCATGTTGAGCTGGAGCGACGTGGTGATCGCCGTGGCCGTCATGAAGTAGAAGAAGCCGAGCAGCGCACCGACCACGAACGGGGTCACCTGGTCGCGTAGTTGCGAGAACACGCCGAGCGAGAGTGCGACGCCCGTGAACCCGCGGACGATCAGGACGCGACGGTGATAGCGCGACAAGAACGTGCCGACCGACAGTGCGCCGGCGAACGCGCCGGCGCCCCATGCCGCGTACAGCCAGCGGTAGACCGACGAGTCGGCATCGATGCCGAAGTTGAGTTCGGCGACCGACGGGAAGAGCCCGATGTAGGCGAGGCTGATCGCCGAGAACGAGAACATGCCGACGAGGAGTCGCCCGAGAACCGGCCGCTCGCGCGCGATGCGGATGCCGATGCCCAACTGTTTGATGCCACGCTCTTTGTGGTCGGCCTTGACGTCGGGCATCGCCACCATCACCAGGGCGACGATGAACGACATGTAGCTGATGGCGTTGACGAGGAAGATCTGGGAGAGCGAGAGCCCGACCACGCCGAGCAGTGCAGCGGTGACGGGGCCCATCACGCGCGTGCCGTTGATCATCGCCGAGTTGAGGCTGATGGCTCCGGCGAGGTCTTGTCGGTGGACGAGCAGCGGCATCGACGACTGGAACGCCGGTGCGTTGAGCGCGTTGGCGGTACCGATCAGGAACTGCACGGCGAAGATCGCCCAGACGCTCGAGTCCTTCCAGACGAGCCACGCCGTGCCGAGGGTGAGCAGCGCCGACGCGACCTGCATCGCCAGCATCAGTTTCTGCTTCGACACCTTGTCGGCGAGGAGCCCGCCGGGAATCGACAGGAACAGGAGCGGTCCGAGCTGCACGAAGATGGCGACGCCGACGAGCGCCGGGCGGCCGGTGCGCTCCTGGATGTACGCGGGAAGCAGGAAGTTCTGCATCCACGTACCGATCTGCGAGATGGCCAGCCCGATGAAGACGATCCGGAATTTGCGGTACGACAAAGCTGCCCGCGCAGTACCTGCCACGTGTCCGTGGTCGGGGGGCGGGACGATCGGGGGTCCGGGCGCGGTCGTGGTCATCGGTCGAGCGTGAGGCGGGTCCGGGAGGGGCCGGTCGAGCCTGCGACGATCGACCCTAGCGTCGGGAGGGGATTGGAACGGTGTTGTGATCGGTCAGGACGCCAAACCCCGGCTCGGGTCACGCCCGGTTCACGGCGTTCGGTCACGGTGGGCCACATGCGTCAACGTTCTGCCTCCAGCCTGCTCGTCTCGTTCGCCTGTGCGGCGGCCGCACTGGCAACCGTCGCGACGCCACGACCTGTCGAAGCCGCTGGTGATTCTCTCCCGACGGTGCAGCTGCTTGCCGACGTCGACACCCACTCCGGTCACAGCCGGCCCGACGAGTTCATCGTGGCCGGCGAGAACGTGTTCTTCACCGCCGATGACGGCGTCCACGGCGAAGAGCTGTGGGTCCGCCCGATCGCCGGTGGGGAAGCCCGGATGCTCGCGGACATCAGGGTGGGACCCGATGACTCGTCTCCCGAGACGGAAGACGGCGCGGTGATGGGCGGACTCCTGTTCTTCGCCGCTCTCAGCGATGACCACGGTCGGGAGTTGTGGGTCACCGACGGATCCGAGCCGGGCACGAAGATGGTCGCCGACATTCGGCCCGGGAACTCGAGTTCGAATCCGAGTGATCTTGCGGTGGTCGATGGGGAGCTGTTCTTCTCCGCAGATGACGGGACGTCAGGAACCGAGCTGTGGCGTTACGACGGATCGTCGGTCGCCCAGCTCAGTGACATCAACGCCGCCGGCAGCAGCAGCGTCCGCCGGCTGACCGTGGCCGTCGCCGATTCCGGCGGTGAGCAACACGTCGAACTCTTCTTCGTGGCGAGCGACGGGACCGACACCGGGTTGTACAGCTGGGACGGTGTTGCAATCCGGGTCCACGACCTGTCGGCAGGTGTCGACAGCGAACATGTGGTCGGTCTTCGGGCGAGCGGGCCCGACGTCTATGCGAATCTGCTGTCGTCCAGTGGTGGCACGTTGCATTGGTTGCAGATCAGCGCAGATGGCGACATCGACATCGAGGAGGTCACGTCGATCGGCACGCCGGTGAGCGGCGTCGAGATCGCCGGCGACAGGATCTACGCATCGAGTGGGTCGGGCGCCGACCAGGTCTTCTGGGTCTTTCCGTCGGGCATCGAGTCGACACCGATCGAGTTGATCGTCGATGAGACCGTCTACGTGCAGGCAGTCGACGGCGGCAACGCCTACCTGTCGGCCGACGGCCCGGACGGTTTCGAACCGTGGTACACCGACGGCTCGGTTGCGGGCACGGTCCCGCTCGGTGACCTCAATCCGGGTTCGGCGAGCTCGTTTCCATCCGAGTTCCTCGTCGATCCGATCTCGGGCGTTGCGCTCTTCGGGGCCAACGACGGTACGAGTTCCTCATGGTGGTCGACCGACGGCACCGCGAGCGGCACGAGTCGTCTCGGCGACTTTGCGGCCAGCCCGATGAGCGGCATTGTCGTCGATGAAGCGACGTGGTGGGTGACGGGCGACGACGGCTCGGATGCCGGGATCGAGTTGTTCATCACCGACTCCACGGTGAGCGGGACCGCGCTGCTCGCCGACATCGACACGACGACCAGCGGGTCGAGTCCCGATGACTTCATTGCATTCGGCGACGGTATTGCGTTCCGGGCGGCCGGCCGATCGTGGCGGTCGTCGCCGACCGGTGCCAAACTCACCGACATCGGGATCGGCGGGGAGCACCTCGCTCGTGTCGGCGACCAACTGCTCACCATCGGCTGCACCGACGACGAAGGATGTGAACCGTACGCCCTGACAGGCGAGCCCGGTGGCGACAGGCTCATCACCGAAACGACACCCGGCTCCGCCGGCGTCAGGTTCATCAGTTGGGTGGTCGTCGCAGATGATGTCGCGTTCATGCGTTACCGCGAGGACAGTCCGAGCGTGGACAATCCGATGTGGGCGACCGACCTCACCGCCGCGGGATCGGTCGAGTTGCTGGGCGACGCCTTCGGCGGCGCCGGGACGGCTGTGGGCGAACGACTCCTGTTCCAGAACGACGGAGACGGTTCGGGCAGAGAACTCTGGGGCTCGGACGGCACGGTGGCCGGAACCGCGCGTCTCCTCGACATTCGACCGGGCACGGATGGGTCGAACCCCCGCGACTTCGTCGGCGACGGCACCACGGCGTGGTTCCTCGCGACCGACGTCGCCGGCTCCAAGCGCGTCTACGAGACAGACGGTACGGCCGCCGGCACCGCAGCGTTGACGACACCCTTCGATGGCAGAGTGGACGCACTGCACTTGTCCAACGACACATTGATCGCCGAACTCACGTCACCTGGCGACATCGCGGTCTCGTCGCCTCCCGGCGAGAACTGGGAGGTGGTCTCGCTGCCGGCCGATGGGTCGTTCGACGTGAGCGACGCGACCGCCAGCGACGGTCGCGTCTTCCTGCCCTTCGAGCCAGACGACTTCGACGGCGAGCAATTGGCGGTCATCGAGAACGGCAGCATGGAACTGGTCGAGATCGGTGACGACCCGGGCTACTTCGGTGGCCTGGAGTCGTTTCGTGGTCGCGCGTACTTCGTGTACGAGGGCGACAGCGACGGCGAGGTGCGATTGTGGATCGGCGACGGCAGCGACGATCTCCTCGAGCCGCTCTTCTGGAACGAAGAGAATCGAATCGAGAATCTGAACATCGTCGACGGGCGGCTCTACTTCGCAGCAGAGACCGTGCAGTTCGGCATCGAGCCCTACGTGGCGGATCTGGCCGTCGCACCCACATCGCCGACGGCTGTCGTGGCCACGGCGGGCGACGCTGCCGCCCACGTCTCGTGGGCTGCTCCAGCCGACAACGGTGGCCGAACGGAGATCTCCTACGAGGTCACGGCGTCGCCGGGAGGAGCGATGTGCTCGACCGACGGCGCGGTGTCGTGCACGGTCACCGGTCTGACCAACGGCGTGGCGCACACGTTCACGGTCGTCGCCACGACGGCCAGCGGTGTGTCGCCGGTATCGGCGGCATCGAATGCCGTGACCCCGACCGGACCCGACCCCGACCCGGATGCCGAATCGCCGGACATCGAGTCGCTCACACCGGCGCGGGTGCTCGAATCACGGCCCGGTGAGGTGACCGTCGACCGAATCGGAGAGGTGGGGCGCCGCCTCGCGGCTGGCGAGACCT contains:
- a CDS encoding UDP-N-acetylmuramoyl-tripeptide--D-alanyl-D-alanine ligase codes for the protein MASEAAAGIGGRLVGPDVEFDGASFDTRSIQPGQLFVPIVAERNGHDFIGAAYDSGAALHLSSEPDPFRRDHTAIEVNDTADALMRLAGWARQRSSARVVGVTGSVGKTSTKDLIAAACAASLRTTANERSFNNEQGLPITMLNAPDDTEVLVLEMGMRGFGQITELCEIARPEIGVVTTVGHSHTEMVGGIEGVARAKAELVAALPASGVAILNADDERVAAMARNTGASVLTFGTTGDVRISELTLDQLARPRFRLDTPWGDSRVELELSGEHMAMNAAAAIAVAGSLGVELDAAVAALSTATISGMRMEMTELPSGAIVVDDTYNANPTSMAAALDALVAMSATRRFAILGLMGELDDPGEGHRDVARKAEALGVQLVATGTELYGVRPTDDPVGQIGELGAGDVVLVKASRSAGLERVVAQLLG
- a CDS encoding MFS transporter, whose product is MTTTAPGPPIVPPPDHGHVAGTARAALSYRKFRIVFIGLAISQIGTWMQNFLLPAYIQERTGRPALVGVAIFVQLGPLLFLSIPGGLLADKVSKQKLMLAMQVASALLTLGTAWLVWKDSSVWAIFAVQFLIGTANALNAPAFQSSMPLLVHRQDLAGAISLNSAMINGTRVMGPVTAALLGVVGLSLSQIFLVNAISYMSFIVALVMVAMPDVKADHKERGIKQLGIGIRIARERPVLGRLLVGMFSFSAISLAYIGLFPSVAELNFGIDADSSVYRWLYAAWGAGAFAGALSVGTFLSRYHRRVLIVRGFTGVALSLGVFSQLRDQVTPFVVGALLGFFYFMTATAITTSLQLNMKDGERASVMPLWFMVFGGTVPLGNLAGGVLFEVIGARAVLGIGAVWALFLARWLDLRRLPPEAFLSEADGGEPPVPRV
- a CDS encoding ELWxxDGT repeat protein, coding for MRRVREGPVEPATIDPSVGRGLERCCDRSGRQTPARVTPGSRRSVTVGHMRQRSASSLLVSFACAAAALATVATPRPVEAAGDSLPTVQLLADVDTHSGHSRPDEFIVAGENVFFTADDGVHGEELWVRPIAGGEARMLADIRVGPDDSSPETEDGAVMGGLLFFAALSDDHGRELWVTDGSEPGTKMVADIRPGNSSSNPSDLAVVDGELFFSADDGTSGTELWRYDGSSVAQLSDINAAGSSSVRRLTVAVADSGGEQHVELFFVASDGTDTGLYSWDGVAIRVHDLSAGVDSEHVVGLRASGPDVYANLLSSSGGTLHWLQISADGDIDIEEVTSIGTPVSGVEIAGDRIYASSGSGADQVFWVFPSGIESTPIELIVDETVYVQAVDGGNAYLSADGPDGFEPWYTDGSVAGTVPLGDLNPGSASSFPSEFLVDPISGVALFGANDGTSSSWWSTDGTASGTSRLGDFAASPMSGIVVDEATWWVTGDDGSDAGIELFITDSTVSGTALLADIDTTTSGSSPDDFIAFGDGIAFRAAGRSWRSSPTGAKLTDIGIGGEHLARVGDQLLTIGCTDDEGCEPYALTGEPGGDRLITETTPGSAGVRFISWVVVADDVAFMRYREDSPSVDNPMWATDLTAAGSVELLGDAFGGAGTAVGERLLFQNDGDGSGRELWGSDGTVAGTARLLDIRPGTDGSNPRDFVGDGTTAWFLATDVAGSKRVYETDGTAAGTAALTTPFDGRVDALHLSNDTLIAELTSPGDIAVSSPPGENWEVVSLPADGSFDVSDATASDGRVFLPFEPDDFDGEQLAVIENGSMELVEIGDDPGYFGGLESFRGRAYFVYEGDSDGEVRLWIGDGSDDLLEPLFWNEENRIENLNIVDGRLYFAAETVQFGIEPYVADLAVAPTSPTAVVATAGDAAAHVSWAAPADNGGRTEISYEVTASPGGAMCSTDGAVSCTVTGLTNGVAHTFTVVATTASGVSPVSAASNAVTPTGPDPDPDAESPDIESLTPARVLESRPGEVTVDRIGEVGRRLAAGETYRLDIAGRSGVAADAAAVVLNVTSVAPAATGFFTIFPCGDRPLASSLNFRAGEIRGNEVIAKLSSDGDVCIYTPVETHITGDVVGFVPSDSPFSSLDPGRVIETRPGEVTADREEEFGRRLAAGETVEVQIGGRAGVDDDAIAAVVNITAVNPAATGYLTIFPCGVRPLASSLNYGPGDVVGNEIVAKLSSTGSLCIYSSAETHLTGDAVGFVPVTSGLVSIDPARFYETRPGQGTIDGLGAPGARLAADSQVEVQVGGRNGIPDDARAVVMNVTAITPSSTGYFTLHPCGDRPLASSLNFGPGDIRGNEVVAKLSSEGTVCLYTKSETHVAIDVVGYIT